The Aeromonas veronii genome includes the window TTGGCTAATTTTAAGACGATTGGTAGTTCTTCCATGCTGAAATGGCTCGTTCGCCTCTTTATTGTGATGATGCTGGGTGCTGTGCTGGGTGTTGCCAGCCTCATCGGCGTCTACTTCTACATCAAGCCCCAGTTGCCGGATGTGAGCGCACTGCGCGATGTCAAACTGGCTACGCCCATGAAGGTCTACAGCCGGGACGGTGAGTTGATCTCCCAATTTGGCGAGATCCGTCGCATCCCGCTGCGTCTGGACGAGATCCCCCAGTCCATGATCGACGCCGTGCTCGCCACCGAGGATGCCCGCTTCTACGAGCACCCAGGCATTGATCCCATCGGCATCATCCGGGCGGCCACCGTCTGGGCCGTTTCGGGTCAGGCCCGTCAAGGCGCCAGTACCATCACCCAGCAGGTGGCGCGCAACTTCTTCCTGAGCAACGAGAAGACCTTGGTGCGCAAGATCAAAGAAGTCTTCCTGGCTTGGCGCATCGAACAGAACCTCACCAAGGACGAGATCCTCACTCTCTATCTCAACAAGATCCCCCTCGGCTACCGGGCATTCGGGGTCGGCGCCGCCGCCCAGGTTTACTTCGGCAAGGATGTGAAGGATCTGACCCTGGACGAGATCGCCATCATCGCGGGCCTGCCCAAGGCGCCCTCCATGCTCAACCCCATCCGCTCCCCCGAACGTGCCTACGCCCGTCGCAACGTGGTGCTCGGCCGCATGCTGGAGACCGGCAAGATCACCCAGGCCCAGTTTGACGAGGCGTCCAAGATGCCGGTCAAGGCCCGCTATCACGGCGCCGAAACGACGCTCAATGCCCCTTACCTGAGCGAGATGGTGCGCCAGAAGATGGTGGAGCAGTTCGGTGAAGATGCCTACACCATGGGCCTGCACGTCTACACAACCGTCACCGCCAAGCGTCAGCGTGCCGCCCATCGCGCCCTGCTGGACGGCGTCTTCGACTACGACACCCGCCACGGCTATCGCGGCCCGACCGCCCTGCTGTGGAAGGCCGGCGAACCGGCCTGGGACTACGAGCAGATTGTGGCTCATCTCGTCAAGCAGCCGACCTACCAGCCGCTGATGCCGGCCGTGGTCACCAAGCTCGGTGACAAGAGCGCGACTCTGGTGCTCAAGAATGGCAAGCAGGCCGAACTCGGCTGGAATGGCATCAAATGGGCACGGGCCTTCATCACCGATGACCGTCAGGGCTTCTCCCCGAAATCGGCGCGGGATGTACTCAAGGTCGGTGCCCAGATCTGGGTGCGAGAGAAGGGTGAGGAGCTGCAGCTCTCCCAAGTCCCCGAGGTCAACGCCGCTCTGGTAGCCATGAATCCGCAGGATGGGGGCATCGAGGCCCTGGTCGGTGGCTTCAGCTTCGAGATATCCAAGTTCAACCGGGTGGAGCAGGCCCGTCGCCAGGTCGGCTCCAACATCAAGCCCTTCCTCTATGCCACCGCGCTGGAGCAGGGCTACACCCTGGCCTCTCTCATCAACGACGCCCCTATCAACCAGTGGGATCCGGCCAAGGGCCCCATGTGGCAGCCCAAGAACTCCCCGGCCATCTATGAAGGCCCCACCACCCTGCGTCTCGGCCTCGCCAAGTCCAAGAACGTGATGTCGGTGCGGCTGATGCGCGCCATTGGTCTCGATACCTATATCGACGGCCTGACCCGCTTCGGCTTCGCCCGGGATCACATCTCCGCCAACGAATCCCTGGCGCTCGGCGCTGCCGAGTTCACGCCGCTGGAAGTGGTGCGCGGCTACTCCGTGCTGGCCAACGGCGGCTTCCAGGTCAGTCCCTACTTCATCACCGAGGTGACCGACAGCTTCGGCCAGCCCCTGTATCAGGCCAATCCGGCCGCCGCCTGCCGCGACTGTGGCGTGCTGGCCGCCGCCGGCCTCGACAGTGCCGATGCCTACCTCAATACCGAGCCGGACTGGAAGGCCCAGTGCCCGATCGACCCCGTGGTGCCCAA containing:
- a CDS encoding penicillin-binding protein 1A, translated to MLKWLVRLFIVMMLGAVLGVASLIGVYFYIKPQLPDVSALRDVKLATPMKVYSRDGELISQFGEIRRIPLRLDEIPQSMIDAVLATEDARFYEHPGIDPIGIIRAATVWAVSGQARQGASTITQQVARNFFLSNEKTLVRKIKEVFLAWRIEQNLTKDEILTLYLNKIPLGYRAFGVGAAAQVYFGKDVKDLTLDEIAIIAGLPKAPSMLNPIRSPERAYARRNVVLGRMLETGKITQAQFDEASKMPVKARYHGAETTLNAPYLSEMVRQKMVEQFGEDAYTMGLHVYTTVTAKRQRAAHRALLDGVFDYDTRHGYRGPTALLWKAGEPAWDYEQIVAHLVKQPTYQPLMPAVVTKLGDKSATLVLKNGKQAELGWNGIKWARAFITDDRQGFSPKSARDVLKVGAQIWVREKGEELQLSQVPEVNAALVAMNPQDGGIEALVGGFSFEISKFNRVEQARRQVGSNIKPFLYATALEQGYTLASLINDAPINQWDPAKGPMWQPKNSPAIYEGPTTLRLGLAKSKNVMSVRLMRAIGLDTYIDGLTRFGFARDHISANESLALGAAEFTPLEVVRGYSVLANGGFQVSPYFITEVTDSFGQPLYQANPAAACRDCGVLAAAGLDSADAYLNTEPDWKAQCPIDPVVPNNMAPQTISAQSAFLITDTLTTAIWGGNGWRGTGWRAARDLKRHDISGKTGTTNESRDAWFSGYTPNLVATSWIGFDNHQRGLGRAEFGGGAAQPIWIDFMKTALQQVPERKMSVPEGVMQVRIDRETGLLTNRTDGSTMTEFFKEGTEPTRYASQISDGNQVYGGDDTGSDGPVSTDDIF